From a single Zygotorulaspora mrakii chromosome 2, complete sequence genomic region:
- the CDC6 gene encoding AAA family ATPase CDC6 (similar to Saccharomyces cerevisiae CDC6 (YJL194W); ancestral locus Anc_1.142): MSSAIRSERVLRSRKRTVEMSDVGGLSMAVPVPTTPEKAKRSVLDGGLLTPPGTGRKLEFGSCKKRAKTREFLLTPSSSPQKLVFGKESIYSKTKTLLQRSSRVIAQPDGSLTTRRKQYDEIMEFLNEHIGGHVSSSLYLTGPPGTGKTAQVESIIRNKFLPVVLPSLTASSIKKPAEALADGLKNTSYYETVDCSVESVSIASINCIAINDPTTIFTKIYDSLAVKTGSGRPVKTMTDLQEFMESYSKTTTFVVILDEMDKLVNSSYNDTQSTRVIFELFLLAKLPTIRLALIGIANSLDMKDRFLSRLNLRQDLLPKTIVFNPYTSEEMFEIIMNRLQGSDDQADCIFKPMAIKFAAKKCSGNTGDLRKLFDVLRSSIEIVELQMVASKINPSKYLPCEDSDQNLVQVGLPHVAKVFAQFMNNSSTRSRISKLNMQQKMVLCAIVHREKLDIFQSHCSLDDTYDYYVNLMKKRDSLSPLKRNEFLEICNALETCGVATIFQGKSQGKTRHLTKLIKSSVDTKEFEDEISKIELLKNLILN; the protein is encoded by the coding sequence ATGAGTAGTGCTATTCGCAGTGAGAGAGTTCTGAGGAGTAGAAAGCGCACAGTTGAGATGAGCGACGTCGGCGGGTTGAGTATGGCAGTGCCAGTACCTACAACGCCCGAAAAGGCCAAGAGATCAGTACTTGATGGTGGTCTGCTGACACCTCCCGGAACAGGTCGGAAGTTAGAGTTTGGCAGCTGCAAGAAGAGAGCCAAGACACGAGAGTTTTTGCTGACGCCATCTTCGTCACCGCAGAAACTGGTATTTGGTAAAGAGTCAATCTATAGCAAAACCAAGACACTTTTACAGAGATCCTCCCGTGTGATTGCGCAACCGGATGGCTCGTTGACAACTAGAAGAAAGCAATATGATGAAATAATGgagtttttgaatgaacACATCGGCGGTCACGTGAGCAGCTCGCTATATCTAACCGGTCCACCAGGAACTGGTAAGACAGCTCAGGTTGAATCAATAATCCGCAACAAATTTTTACCAGTTGTGTTACCATCATTGACTGCTTCCTCTATCAAGAAACCTGCTGAGGCATTGGCCGATGGACTCAAGAATACTTCGTACTATGAAACAGTAGATTGCAGTGTAGAATCTGTTTCAATTGCATCAATTAATTGTATTGCAATCAATGATCCAACAACAATCTTTACTAAAATTTATGACTCATTGGCTGTAAAAACTGGCTCAGGAAGACCCGTGAAGACAATGACAGATTTGCAGGAATTCATGGAGAGTTACAGCAAGACGACCACTTTTGTTGTTATATTAGATGAGATGGATAAACTAGTCAATTCTTCCTACAATGATACTCAGTCAACTAGAGTGATCTTCGAACTGTTTCTGTTAGCTAAGTTACCAACTATCAGATTAGCTTTAATTGGTATTGCAAATAGTTTGGATATGAAGGACAGATTCCTCTCTCGCCTAAATTTGAGACAGGACCTTCTACCGAAGACGATAGTCTTCAATCCTTATACCTCAGAAGAAAtgtttgaaatcattatGAATCGTTTACAGGGCTCAGATGATCAAGCCGATTGTATATTCAAACCAATGGCAATCAAATTTGCAGCAAAAAAGTGTTCCGGTAATACAGGTGATTTACGGAAACTTTTCGATGTTTTGAGAAGTAGCATAGAGATAGTTGAACTACAAATGGTTGCCTCTAAGATCAATCCTTCAAAATACTTACCTTGTGAGGACTCAGACCAAAATTTGGTCCAGGTTGGCTTACCACATGTAGCAAAAGTTTTTGCACAATTCATGAATAACTCTTCAACTAGATCGCGTATCAGTAAGTTGAACATGCAGCAGAAAATGGTGCTATGTGCCATAGTTCATAGAGAAAAACTGGATATTTTCCAATCTCACTGTTCACTTGACGACACTTATGATTACTACGTCAACttaatgaagaaaagagattcTTTGAGCCCTTTGAAGAGAAATGAATTCTTAGAAATTTGTAACGCATTGGAGACTTGTGGGGTTGCTACTATCTTTCAGGGCAAATCTCAGGGAAAGACTAGACATTTAACCAAACTCATCAAATCATCGGTAGACACGAAggaatttgaagatgagatCAGCAAGATTGAGTTATTGAAAAACCTTATCTTAAATTAG